The Daphnia pulex isolate KAP4 chromosome 7, ASM2113471v1 genome includes the window TTTCTGAACCCGCCCCTTTTAGCTGAGATCACTTTTGACAGccaagaaatcatttccaacTAGAATTAAAATTGACGATACCTTTGAATGAGCGTTTAAGAGttccaaaataaacaaattgaaacgCTAAATATTCCGTTCGTTAAGGCCTGTATTTTCCCAAAACAAAATGCAATCACGAAACAAGTGAGTGTAATGAGTTAACCAGGAACCTTAAACTCAGTCCGCGACCTCTTTGATGAAGGAAACTTGGCTATATCCACCATACGTCGAGTTACAGTCAAGCAAAGGTCTGGATAGCTCTTCATCAATTTCTCCCATTCTTCCTGGtggcaaatttcttttccattgcTGATGACGCAATCCAGAGTCGCTTCCTTCAACTTGTCGATCGATTGCAGGTCGGCCCAAATCAGTAGTTCAACGGCGTTTTTCACGGTGACGCATGGCAAGAGGTACTGGACACAATCTTCTTTCAAGTCTTTGATGTCGTACTTGTCGGCGGCCACGAACAGCGGTTGAGCCGTGCCTTCAGTCAACGGAGTGCTACACCGGCCGGAGTAGATGTAGTGGAGCAGTTCTTTAAAAATCTCGGGTACAATATCTTCGATGACGACTTTTCTCGTTTTCGACTCTTGCATGTCGTGCTGGAACATTGCGGCAAAGACGGGGCTCCTGGCTGACAAGATGGCCACATGCCCGCCGATTTTCTCGCCGTTACCAAAACAGAACTGGACATCCGAATGAGTTTGACGAGCCAACAGATCCGCCATGTGATTCAGGGCGCTGATCTCACCGACACCGAACATCTTGAACTTGATCCAGAGTAAACAGGAGATCAATGGCGGCTGCAGATTGGCGATACTAGCATACGTTTTGCTCGATTTCCAGAATCCATGACGTAGGCCTACTTCCTTCAACGTGATGGCATTTCCGTTGATTGTAGACCAAACAGCGTAAGGTCGTCGTCGGTGGGAATCTAGCGGGCCGATGAGCGAGACCGGTGAAGTGTCGTTAACATTCACGGTGGCCATCTTAAACGATTTGACCTGCGTCAAAAAGATCTCGAAACAATACCGCCGTGAGCCATCGTCTTTGACTACGAAGTTGTACACACACGAGACGTTGAAGTAGCAAACATCGAAGGGGGCGTGATTCAGCTGGAATCTCTCAGTTTCTCTTGCTTGACAAATACTGGTTGTCTTATTCAGCCATGTTGTCCATTTCACACACGTCAAATCGTCATCCACTTTCTCGAAAGTGATGGGCACTTTTATCGTATCGTCCATCTTggaaaatcagaaataaatattgggaaataaaaaaattcgactATTAAACTGTTGATACCTCGGTAAAAGATGGTGAAATTAATTTCGATTGAAGATCTTTTTTAACGACGAGAAGAGCTACAACACGTCAGATCACTGTGACCATCGACCTTCAActgatttggtttttctttatttcagtgggggggggggggggggttaagTCCTTGACCTTTGACGACCTTGAGCCCTGAGGAAAGACgtaatttagattttaaacatttttcgaaaaaaaaaaaacatttttgtttgaattcttTGATTAATTTACTAAcacttaataaaataaaatttaacaattaataaaaatctaaTATACATTAAGGCACAAGATATCTCTACTTAAACTCTACTTCAGTTTGAACAGACATATTGCCACGTGAAAAACAGTTTTGCAGTTCTGCAACAATTTTGCATTGCTTTGAAGTTcaactatttcaaaaatgtaattttattatgGTGCCCAGGGATAATATAAAGATATGCTATGGACGAAATTCTTTGATGCCAAGTTCTCTCAAGACTCCACAagtgattgttttgttttttctgaacATATATTCACGAAGCTCACGGTCGTAGTGCATATCGGCCGAGTTACACTGGACATACTTTCAGCACTTGGGCAAAGGTACGTGACCGCTACTTGGTAACTCTTATCACGACTAACCTTGTCTAGAAAATTTCCTACTAGCTTTTACAGTTGAACGCGTATAAGTAACTATGCGACGCACCGGAGTCACAAACTAAATTTCAAACTTAGTCGTCCCGCTCACGCAAACGAATAGGCAGCCAGCCCAGTACTACGATTCCCGATTCCCAGTAGCGAGTAAATAACGTTATTTGCTGCTCTTTGATCTGTTTGTGATAACTTGTAGCTACTTCTTGCGATTTGCATAATAGGCTAGATTTTACTCAGCACTTAAAACTTAGATAATACAAGTAAAGTTAGAAACGCGCACTTCcgtacaattaatttttggaaGTAAATTATAGAAGGCGTAACCATCGCGTGACGCGGTACCATTTCGTGACCCAAAAGCTTTTATGATTTATAAAAGGTTGATGTTATTTTCTGAGGTATCATCCATGTCGTCAAAAGTCGTATGCAGATGTGAGCCGGCAGAGATTTACGTTGCGCAAAACCCCAATTCCCAAATACATTTGCGCTGATTCCCTTATGACATTTCTAATGAGCTCTTGATAAAACAAACGAGCGCGACTgcgtttttcatttcttttgttgcgtGCCCACTCGTTTGCCAAATCAACAACTCGCTGTGTGTGACGTATGTGTATAGTAGTGGCTCTTCATTCAAACAATAATAGGAGTTGAGGTTTACGACCGGTCTGAGTGGAAACAACATGTAAATATATATGAATTCTGGTGAATATATTACGCACGAATGTCAACGTCCATAAAAGCGAAATGAACTTTATTCGAGTAGTCATTTGGATGAGcaacgtatatatatatatgtatacgtaCTCTGCTGGGAGCTATAAGTACGCATTCATTATGCTCGTATCTTTCCTGTTTTGAGCACCCATATCATTTAGAGTAtatttactactactactactactactactccggCGAGCTGCTGTGCTTATAGCCGTACGTCGCCTCTAATGATGTCATTATAAGGTTGCAGTACACAgtatttcaacttttttttttttttttaaatcagagtCATCAAAAATTATGCCTCATGTCTTGTTTGCAGGCGATTTCTTGTTAGTCGCCCAACTCTGTGTGATTGTTCTCTCATCCGCCTGCGCGCATCATACAACTTGTCAGTTGACTTCGTCAAGTGTTTTCCGGCGCAGCCGGAGAACTGCATAACGAACTGAGCGCATCAGACGTGCCCCCctaaccaccaccaccaccaccagtggACGCAGGGTATATAAAGGTGCTCGGCTACTCTGATTTTGACAGCATTCTTCACCAAACCTCTCACAACGCTCGTTTCGACAGGTAAGATGTACACTTCAGTCTTTTGCTTAGGTCTAGTTAAATTTGAATGCCCGGCAATTAGTATATGTCGCATTAGCGGTAAATGAATCTGACTTTGTAGTTTTGACATACTGAACTAAGCAAAAAGGTTTGaagtttaattgaaaattgtgtCGCACAGAACCCGGAATGTTGAAATCGACTTCTCTGAAAGCACTTGTTACGCTATTGGTGGTGTCCTTCGTTCTAATGGCATCGTCACCTAGGGCAGCTGATGCTCGCTATCTGATGACTCGATCTGATCCGCTGCTGTCACCGATCGGGCCTCCTTACGGAAAAGACCCGCGCTTTGATCGTCTCTACGACATCATCacaaaggtaaaattttattctttttcaaaatgatggaTACTCAATTCTCAACATATTTGCCTATTTGGGCATTGAAATATTCAAGTTTTACGTCAAAGCTCATCATAGAAAAAGTGGGGTAGTACATTGAATCGTTAAAAGTTATTTACTCCCTAGTTATTTTCAAGATCCTTACGCTAGATTTAAGACCCTCCTGTAATGGTAAGAGGACAAGTGTCCTCTTCCGTGCGTCCCGGAAAAGCCACTTTTGATAAATAACCCACGATAACAACATTGTTtgctttattttcaaattccattttttaaagattagcggggtttttttttcatgaggaAAATTCGGTTTCATTCCTGCATTCAAAGACGCAAACACGCAATAGTATCTAATCTATGATcgcacacaaacaaaacaattaaaattacacaaaTTCTCTCATATTTTCAGTTGCTTCAAAACGGCGGTGGGGACCTGGAGTACCAAATAAAAAGTCAACTCGACAGTGGACCGTAAACCACTGATAAAAGAAGACCCCCAAAATGCATCTTAATCGTCTATGCCACTACGGAGGAATATTCTTCGTTGCTGTTCAAAAATTACTTTTCAACCATTTTCCAAGCTCCTATATAACTTCATTATTTAAATACACATTATAACcgcaaaattcatttcaacatGTAAACCAAGCTTAATATTATACATGTATACGTATTGTTTACTCTTTCTGATCTGGGGATATAATAAACCCTAAGAATTGAACTAGAAGTTCAAATATAAATCCTTTGTGAGCTAAACACTATTCAAAATCATGTCATTGTACTAGCGAGAAAAGGTCACGATTCACTAACCACTCAATGCTATTGATTTTTCTGGGTGAAACtcgttaaaacatttttatggtACTACCATTCACGAACAAACAAATGAGAGAACGCCTTGAACCTCCCGATAGCTTTGAGTGAAGGACAATCTTGACAACACGACGAGGTTCTACAGCTATAGGGCCTAAACATGAAATTAGAAACGCGTAGGCCTACGTAGGTCtattgattttcaattgacttttggaaaaaaggtGCTCAGACAATGTTGGCTTCAGATCAAAATAGAATTCAAGTACACGAAGGGGCCAGACAAGTATTTCCATAAaaccaaagtttttttttatcaaagttACTCGTTTGCACgcagccaaaacaaaaaaaagttcaattagGTTAGGCTTTGATTAATATTGATCTTTTTATTCAGAAACCACATTATGAAAGACTAGCAAAACGAATAAATACGGCCAAAGTTTTAATGCCAGCAGGCGAATGCCGGGCATTTCTATAACGATACAAGGGTGGGCCGGGCAAcaataaaatagaaacgatTCACGAACAAgctcatttgaataaaaaccaaatccctcttagtaatacttgggagcttcggtgtagtatgaAGGGGAAGCGTAAgtggtggtgtaatattcagtcttctttgtggtgtaatactctggtgCTTTAGTGGTATAATACTCGGGtaccttggtggtgtaataggttggtgcctcggtgtagtagctaggggcagagtaatacttcggggcttcggtgtagtagctcggggcagcgtacgttgtggtgtaatactcttgggccttggtggtgtagtattgaGGGGCCTCTGTTTGGTAGTAACTAGGAGctgagtagtacttgggagcttcggtgtagtaggctggAGCGGCGTAtgttgtggtgtagtagactggagcttcagtgtagtaactGGGGGCAGCATACGTCGTAGTGTAGTAAGAAGCTGTGGTATAATActcgggtgccttggtggtgtagtaaacaggagcctctgtttggtagtagcttggagcagagtaatacttgggttcctcggtgtagtaggctggggcagcatacgtggttgtgtagtattcggccttttcggtgtagtacttgggggcttcggtgtagtagctaggtgtagcgtaggttgtggtgtaataaactggagcctcggtgtagtatttgggttcaacgtagtacgaaggggcagccgctgtgtagtaGGTTGGGGCTACGTAATACTTGGcagcctcagttgtggttgtgtagctcggggcagagtagtacttgggcgcttcggtgtagtaactaggaacagcgtaggttgtagtgtagtaaactggagcctcggtgtaatattcagccgctttggtggtgtagtaagttggagcctcagtgtagtaagctggggcagcgtaggtagtagtgtaatactcgggtgccttggtggtgtagtaagttggagcctcggtgtagtagcttggagcagagtaatacgtggtagcctcggtgtagtaagatGGGGCAGCGTAtgtagtagtgtagtactcgggcGCTTTCGtggtgtagctcggggcagagtaatactttggcgcttcggtgtagtagctaggggcAGCGTacgttgtggtgtaatactcgggtgccttggtggtgtagtacttgggggcctcggtgtagtaggtcggtgtagcgtatgttgttgtgtagtagggCGGCGGCGTGGGGTAGTATTCCTTCGCCGTTGTGGTTTGGTAAGAATATCCACcgtacccaggagacatcggtacacccgtggtcgacccagccatcaacgatacaacacccaacagcagcacgacgccataattaactagacaatttataaatttaaaacattattaACCGATATAAATTGCCAAGTAACAATTAGAACCACAACAGAATTTACTTTaggaataaattaaaaagtaactatttacccatgattgcgaactggtaATACGATGGAGATACAATAGGGGACAAgtagtgcactgcagttgtcgtgtcggagatgctcactcgactgatttcaaTTGTCTTTTCCCTCGCATTTTATAGGACTTCTCCTCACCCTGATTTGCACCTttagccttgcggctattgtacctttCTGGAAAATTATATAACACGTGGCATTCTAACCcttcctcttctttatttatacaCCCCTTTCTTTATACGACTGTCTGGCGCTAATATACTGTATGACCTTCAATCAATTTTAAGCCAATGACCTGGTCATAACGAAACAAAGGTATATTTTTGCAtcccttttatttgtttcattattattacatttgatTAACTATTTACTTTACGACAGTGTGcacattctttcaattttatcaATTTCGATCTTACGCTTTTGATTtactttcaaaattgattcacAGGctgtaaggaagtaaaaagagGCATAATAAAAGTCTTGTCACGCGTCTTGTCACGTAATAACGCGGTGTATAATCTGAGATTGTAGAGTAGcagatgaaaatatttcctGCCAAGGAAATCCAAGCTGAACATACATTTACAGCCACTCTCTTTGATGACGCCTCTGAACTCGACTGCACTTCATCGTGAGTGTCAACAAAGCAAAATCTATCTACTTGTGCAAAGCGTAAATTTTATACAATTCGGACAAATTCACTGAAAAAGTGAGATTCCATTGTCGATTAAAATGTATTCAATTTCATGTGTCAATAGTTtgcgaaataataattaaaaaaagaaaagaaaatttgtattGCGTCAAAGAAAAACTTCGTCTATCTGGCGTTTTTCAGTTTTACAAATGACTGTCTTCCATTTCGTCGGGGTTTTCGATGGCGGCTTTCCTATCGTTGATGGCTTTCATCAGTTTGCGCCGGTGTCCCAACGGGATCTTCATTGATATCAGGTCCTCCTCGCTGACCAACATCAGAGAGTCCAAGTCAAATTTTTCCCTGACAAGCGGCTCAATAAATTCCTCCAATCCAAAGGCCGCCAAGAAAAAGTACATTGGAGTCTGTCCGTTTTCTTCCTCGTCATCTGTACgtaaatacataaaaacatCAAGAGTCaattataaagaaaatcaaatgaacgACTAGTAAAAATTTACCTGATGATTCCAAATCGTCCTGATCCCATTTATCTTCCCTTTGGCGTCGGTTGTGATTCAGACGAATTGCTTCATCAACGGTCGATTCACCTTCCTTATTCGGAGGCACAGCTGCCACCCCGGGGTTCATTGAGTTCCCTCCGAGCGCCGTTATCGAATTCCTAAGAGAAATCTTTATTAATGTCGcactaatttatttaaaatgaaacagtTTTTCCCACCTGAAGGCTAGACGACCGAAAACGGGTCGTTCAAAAATGGACGATCTGTGCTGCTGGAATGCAAGATCATCACTAAATCCACTGTCGGAAGTTTTGGGGTAGCCAGCAGGATGCAAATTAGAACTTCCCGACGAAATACTTTTGCTCCGGCTATTACTATCTGGATTGGGGAAGACGCTATCTAGACCCGTGCGCTTGCCTATatccaataaatgtttatgaTAATCATTTGCGTCATATAATGCAATCGAATTTAGCATATGTATACCATTGCTGTCGTCATATTTCGGCATGTACATGATCTCAGAGTCTCTCCTTAATCCAGAAATGGAACGAACGGATCGTTTGCCGTCTTCAACGGCTCCGATTTTAAAATCGCCCGTCTCGGTCGTGACTTGCTCGCCGTTGTTGTTATTGGCCGTCGAACTTTTGGACACGGTCGACTGATTGCTGGACGATGAGCTCATCATTTTccggcgctgctgctggacttttTTGTACACGGCGCTGACGGGCAGTTTGATCTTGTCCTTCTCCTCTTTCGGGTTGACTATGTCAGAGTATTTGGGACTGTAGATCAGCCGGGAATCACGCCGGAGGTCTATGGCCGCCATCGACGGCCGAGGGATCAAGGTCCCCGGCTCGATCGAATGGGCTTCGTTCATTCCGGATCgttccatttcttctctttccttttcctggcgcttcttctccttttcggCCAATTTCCTGGCCTTTTCTTGCACTTGAGCGAATTCTTTCACCAACTTGTCCGTTTCTTTGGTGGCCTTTTCCGTTTGAGCTTTGACCTTTTTGGGGTCGTGGCGCTGCTGCCTGGCGTCCTGCTCGTCCAGGTAGCGCAGGATCTCCTGGCGATCGTTCATGGCCGCTAATTCTTTGGCTGTGTGGTAATCGATATCTTTGGCATAAAGGTTAACGCCATAGTTCATTAGAAATGTTACGCAATTCATGTGGCCCCGAGCGGCCGCAAAGTGAAGGGCCGTATTGCCGTAGTGGTCGCATTTTTCAGGATCGCCgctgaaaaagataaatagataataaaatacaaaatcaaatcaattttcaaattcaaatttttggtatttttaccCTCTGCCAATGATGAGGCGAAGAGCTTCCAGATGGCCTTCGAAGGTGGCCCAGAGAGTCGG containing:
- the LOC124198058 gene encoding Usher syndrome type-1G protein-like is translated as MAHRFHRAARDGKLDILKEATRKDCNSKDDDGMTPTLWATFEGHLEALRLIIGRGGDPEKCDHYGNTALHFAAARGHMNCVTFLMNYGVNLYAKDIDYHTAKELAAMNDRQEILRYLDEQDARQQRHDPKKVKAQTEKATKETDKLVKEFAQVQEKARKLAEKEKKRQEKEREEMERSGMNEAHSIEPGTLIPRPSMAAIDLRRDSRLIYSPKYSDIVNPKEEKDKIKLPVSAVYKKVQQQRRKMMSSSSSNQSTVSKSSTANNNNGEQVTTETGDFKIGAVEDGKRSVRSISGLRRDSEIMYMPKYDDSNGKRTGLDSVFPNPDSNSRSKSISSGSSNLHPAGYPKTSDSGFSDDLAFQQHRSSIFERPVFGRLAFRNSITALGGNSMNPGVAAVPPNKEGESTVDEAIRLNHNRRQREDKWDQDDLESSDDEEENGQTPMYFFLAAFGLEEFIEPLVREKFDLDSLMLVSEEDLISMKIPLGHRRKLMKAINDRKAAIENPDEMEDSHL
- the LOC124198053 gene encoding uncharacterized protein LOC124198053; its protein translation is MDDTIKVPITFEKVDDDLTCVKWTTWLNKTTSICQARETERFQLNHAPFDVCYFNVSCVYNFVVKDDGSRRYCFEIFLTQVKSFKMATVNVNDTSPVSLIGPLDSHRRRPYAVWSTINGNAITLKEVGLRHGFWKSSKTYASIANLQPPLISCLLWIKFKMFGVGEISALNHMADLLARQTHSDVQFCFGNGEKIGGHVAILSARSPVFAAMFQHDMQESKTRKVVIEDIVPEIFKELLHYIYSGRCSTPLTEGTAQPLFVAADKYDIKDLKEDCVQYLLPCVTVKNAVELLIWADLQSIDKLKEATLDCVISNGKEICHQEEWEKLMKSYPDLCLTVTRRMVDIAKFPSSKRSRTEFKVPG